A single genomic interval of Antechinus flavipes isolate AdamAnt ecotype Samford, QLD, Australia chromosome 1, AdamAnt_v2, whole genome shotgun sequence harbors:
- the NRN1 gene encoding neuritin isoform X2, translated as MGLKLNGRYISLILAVQIAYLVQSVRAAGKCDAVFKGFSDCLLKLGDSMANYPQGLDDKTNIKTVCASHLTQGPYLLLHRLSPSCPLPPTNINKTRWGEIVIVLWEAQLLQKHRRRYRLGPSGISIFYFL; from the exons ATGGGACTTAAGTTGAACGGCAGATACATTTCACTGATCCTCGCTGTGCAAATAG CGTACCTGGTGCAATCGGTGAGAGCTGCAGGGAAGTGCGATGCGGTCTTTAAGGGGTTTTCCGACTGTTTGCTCAAGCTGGGCGATAGCATGGCCAACTACCCGCAGGGCCTGGACGACAAGACAAACATCAAAACCGTCTGCGC CTCACATCTCACCCAGGGTCCCTACCTACTCCTCCACAGACTCAGTCCCTCATGCCCTCTTCCCCCCACCAACATCAATAAAACAAGATGGGGAGAAATTGTAATAGTCCTATGGGAGGCGCAATTACTGCAGAAACACCGCAGGAGGTACAGGCTCGGCCCTTCTGGcatctcaatattttattttttgtaa
- the NRN1 gene encoding neuritin isoform X1, with protein sequence MGLKLNGRYISLILAVQIAYLVQSVRAAGKCDAVFKGFSDCLLKLGDSMANYPQGLDDKTNIKTVCAYWEDFHSCTVTALTDCQEGAKDMWDKLRKESKNLNIQGSLFELCGNSNGSAPSLLLPTFPLLLASLSAALAAWLSF encoded by the exons ATGGGACTTAAGTTGAACGGCAGATACATTTCACTGATCCTCGCTGTGCAAATAG CGTACCTGGTGCAATCGGTGAGAGCTGCAGGGAAGTGCGATGCGGTCTTTAAGGGGTTTTCCGACTGTTTGCTCAAGCTGGGCGATAGCATGGCCAACTACCCGCAGGGCCTGGACGACAAGACAAACATCAAAACCGTCTGCGC ATACTGGGAGGATTTCCACAGCTGCACCGTCACAGCCCTTACGGATTGCCAGGAAGGGGCGAAAGATATGTGGGATAAACTGAGAAAAGAATCCAAAAACCTCAATATCCAAGGCAGCTTATTTGAACTATGCGGAAACAGCAATGGGTCGGCTCCTTCGCTCCTGCTCCCGACCTTCCCTTTGCTCTTGGCGTCTCTCTCTGCAGCTTTAGCAGCCTGGCTTTCCTTCTAA